The window ATTTAGGTATGATTACTGCTTTAGTATTTATACTATTGAGTAGCTCCATATAGGAGGAATATATATATTGGGTTAGCATCTTTTTTGGTAATCGTTTAGTGAATTTTGTAAAATTATAACAGGTAGGTATGAAATATTATATGTTAACTTATTTCTTAGCAGAAGACTATATGCAAAAAAGAGGGGGATTTAGAAAAGATCACTTGTCCCTTGCAGATAAGTTTTATAGAAAAGGTGTGTTATTGATGGGGGGTGCCCTTTCAAGGCCCGCAGATAAAGCGGTTTTGATTTTCCATTCTGAAGGAGAAAATGATGCCAAGGATTTTGTAAATGCGGATCCTTATGTTACGAATGGACTTGTAGAAAGTTGGGAATTGAGAGAATGGAATGTTGTAGTAGGGGTGGTATAAAGGATTAATGGGTCTCCGATTAAGAGGATCTATTCATTTAATGGTCCATTGGGCATAGGTATGTGCTTGCTTTATTTTATTTAATTTTATATATTCATCATGTATTAATTTTATTTTAATGTTTTTTTAAAGGTTAACACTGTTTTATTTTAAATGTATTTTTATTGATTATAAAATATTTTGTAGGAATTTAATTTTGTTTTAAGATGAGGTATTCAATCGTTTTTACATTTTTATTGATCAGTGAAAGTGTTATTGGGCAATCTACAGATAATAAAATTGAAACAAAAGGTAATATTGGTATAGGTACCCTTGATCCGAAAAATAAATTAGAGGTAGTTGGAAGAACAGCGTTGCGTGGTGATTTATATATAATGGGAGATGAGTTTGTGCAATTTGTACAAGGAAAGGATAGTGACAAAAGAGGTGTTTCCATAGGTGTCAACGATTTTGGCCTTAAAACTAGGTACAGAAGGTGGAGTGGGGGCTCTAGGGCCTATAATCAGGTATGGTACGATCAGGGTGGAAGCGATTTCTTTTTCGGAGGGTCCACACTTCCAATTTTTTCTATTTCAAATAAAGGAGTAGGTGTGGGAACAAAGGAGATCACCCATAATCTTTCCATAAATGGCTCGGGGAAATTTATGGGGGCAGAGTCGAGTTATACAGAGATTAATTCAAACAATAGTGGCCCTTTTATGAGTCAATACGGTAAGGGAGGCACAAGTTTGAGTTGGATCATTCGAGGTTATGCAAACAATAATTTGCAAGCGGAATTTAATATGGGCGGAGTTTTGGTGAATGGAAAAGTGCAAGCTGAAGAAGTGAATATTTCCTTAGATGGATGGGCAGATTATGTTTTTACTGATGGCTACAGCCTTATGAGCTTGGGTGAACTTAAATCATTTATTGATAAAAATGGGCATTTGCCGGGAATACCAATAGAGGCAGTAGTGAAAAAAGAAGGGCTCAACTTAGGAGAAATTAACGCCAAATTATTAGAGAAAATAGAGGAGCTTACCCTTTATGTCATTTATCAAGAAGAGCAGATTCAAGAACTTCTAAAATTGCAAAAAGAAGTGGAACAATTGAAGGAAGCAGTGGCCACCCAATAAATTCCCCTTTGAGGCTGCTATTTTTCCTACTTCACACAGGTTTGGCAATTTTGAATGCTTTTCATAAAATAACTTATTTTACGTATTTAATTTTATCATTTTTAAAGAATTAAAGCTCCACTTTTTACTTTATCCGATAAACGAAGCCTTTTATCCAAAGTGAAGGTTATTATAATTTATTTTTTTAGATTAGTACATTGGAGTCTTTCGCAAAAAAAAGAAGACATTTTAACAAATTAAGTTTCAAATTCTACCAATGAAGTAGGATTTGGAGTTGTTAAAGTATAAAGACTTAGGTCTATTTGCCGAATTAAACTCCAAATATTGTGTCAATTTAAAAAGCTTTCGGACGATAATTCCCAACATTACATCTAAAAATAAGTCATAATTATGCAGTTAAAATCTATATTTTTAATAGTATTGACCCTGTTGGTTCAATTTTCCTTTGCCAACCCTGAAGAAGATAAGATTAAGGTTTTGATCATTGATGGGCAAAATAATCATTCTGCCTGGCCCAAGACAAGTTTAATGATGAAAGGTCAGTTGGAGGAAACAGGTCTTTTTGAGGTTACCATTGAACGCACCAAATTTACTTGGAAAGGAGCAGAAAACAGTTCGTATTTAGTAAAAGCCGGAGCAGGTAGAACGGAAGATTTAAAAGAGCCTAAGTCAGATCCTGAATTTAACCCGGATTTTGCAGCTTATGACGTGGTAGTTTCCAATTTTGGTTGGAATGCAGCTCCTTGGCCGGTTGAAACCATGAAGAAATTTGAGCATTTTGTCCATTCAGGTGGAGGTTTTGTTAGTGTACATGCTGCAGACAATTCATTTCCGGAATGGGAGGCATACAATGAAATGATAGGTTTAGGAGGCTGGGGAGACCGTAATGAAAAGGATGGGCCTTATGTATACTACGATTCCGAAGGGAAATTAGTAAGGGATAATAGCCCTGGGCCTGCAGGAACACATGGAGCCAAAAACAATTTCACCATTAATTTGACGGAGGAAAGCCATCCGATTACAGCAGGTATGCCGAAAAGTTGGATCTCGGCTAAAGACGAGTGTTACGCTCGCTTGAGAGGCCCTGCCAAGAACATGACTATTTTAGCTACCGGTGAAGATCTTACCAATAAAAATAGAGAAGGTAGGCATGAACCGGTTTTTATGGTGATAGATTATGGAAAAGGTAAAGTGTTTCACACCACGCTCGGCCATGACCAAGGTTCGCTTGAGGGTGTTGGGTTTATCACCTCATTTACAAGAGGCGTGGAATGGGCTGCTACCGGAGAAGTTACAATTCCTATTCCAAATGATTTTCCAACAAAAGAGGCCTCCAAATCCAGGCCTTTTACCTTTTGAGGAAAACCATTTCCTGAGAATTAAACACAATTGGAAAAGAACAAAGAATAAGTAAAGCGTTAATTGATAATTTGGAAGGTAAAATCATTACGTGATTTGAAATCAAGAATAAAGAAGCAATTAACATTAAATTATAGCATATTATTATTTAAAAAGGCACTTACTAAACTTATTGAATTAATGAAAATAATTAAACCCTGTCTTTTATTACTGAGTCTATTTGTCCTCAGCTGCGGAACCAATGAGGTTCAGCATGAAAGCCTAGAAAAGAAGCCAAACATATTATTAGTTTTCGCAGATGATATGACTTTTGAGGTTTTAGATCAGTTGGAACAAAATAAAATATATACACCAAACCTCGATAAGTTAATGTCGGAGGGTACATCATTTAGAAAAGCCTATAATATGGGAAGTTGGTCTGGTGCAGTATGTACAGCATCAAGGAGCATGATGATTTCCGGAAGAAGTGTATGGAATGCATTTAAGATTAAAGAGGAATGGAAGAAAGGAGATAAAAAAGATTTGACCTTGCCCAAGTTGCTTGAAACCTCCGGCTATGAAACTTATATGACAGGTAAATGGCATGTGGATGTTCCTGCTTCAGAAATATTTAATCATGCTGTAAACATTCGACCGGGCATGCCTAAGGATGGCTGGTCTGGAAATAATATGGGAGCGAAGTTTGATTCCATTAGCAAAATTGGTGCTGAACCACATACCATCATGCCGATAGGTTATAATAGGCCTCTCAGTGAAAATGAGGACAATTGGTCTCCCTCCGATCCGGCTTTTGGGGGGTTCTGGGAAGGAGGAACTCACTGGAGCGAGGTGTTGAGAAATGATGCCCATGCTTTTTTAGACAGTGCCTCTAAATCGAATAATCCATTTTTTATGTATTTGGCTTTTAATGCTGTTCATGATCCCAGACAATCGCCGGGGAGTTTTTTAGACCTGTATGCTGTGGAAGATATAAAAATCCCTAAAAACTTTTTACCAGTTTATCCCTATAAAGATGAGATAGGCAATGGACCTGCGTTAAGGGATGAAGCATTGGCCCCTTATCCTCGGACACCCTATTCCATTAAAAAACACCTGCAAGAATATTATGCAATTATTTCTCATATGGACCATCAAATTGGAGAAATATTTAACGAACTGGAAAGGAAAGGCCTTAGGGAAAATACTTATATTATTTTCACTGCTGATCATGGTCTGGCCATGGGGCGTCATGGCTTAATGGGGAAACAGACCATGTTTGACCATAGTATGGCTGCACCTTTTATCATCTCAGGGCCAAACATTCCAAAAGGACAAAGGTTAGACCAAGACATTTACATACAAGATGCCATGGCCACAATATTAGATATTGCAGGGGTAGAAAAACCGGATTATGTAGAGTTTAATAGTCTTTTAAACCTAATTCAAGGGACTGAAGAGCAAATTTATCAAGATGTTTACGGGGCTTATTTGAACAATCAAAGGATGATAAAAAAAGATGGTTTTAAGCTCACTGTTTATCCAAAGGCAAAAAAGATACTTTTGTTTGATATGGAAAGCGATCCTTTAGAAATGAATGATTTGGCAGATCAACCTGAACATCAAGATTTAATTAAAACGTTATTTGCTAAACTTCAGCAAAAACAAGCACAATTAAATGATGCTTTGGTTTTAAAGGCAGAGGATTATGATATGTAACTGGTCGTCTTTTTCTATTTTCAAGCCTATCTACTTTCTTAATTCATTATGGCTAATGCTGCTTTTGTTATCCTGCGCAAAAGAAAACAAGAACAATAGCCTGCCCCAAGAGAGTGCCAAGCCGAATATAATTTACATCATGGCTGATGATCACACAAGTCAGGCATTTGGTGTGTATGGTAGTCGATTGGCAAGCTTAAACCCTACACCTACCTTGGATAGCCTTGCCAAATCGGGTATGATATTTGACAATTGTTTCGTTAATAATTCCATTTGTGTACCTAGTAGGGCTGCAGTCTTAACAGGTCAACGGGCCCAAACTAATGGTGTGATTGATCTGGAGGGCAGTCTTGCCCCTGAAAAACAATACTTGCCTTTGGAATTAAAAAAACTTGGCTACCAAACAGCCATTATAGGGAAATGGCACCTGAAGGAAGAGCCTGCATCATTTGACTATTATAAAGTTCTCGATCAGCAAGGGACTTATTTTGATCCGACTTTTCGGGTACAAGGAGAGGAACCATGGCCTTCCAATGAAGTTCAATATGAAGGCCATTCTTCCGACGTTATCACAGACCAAGTAATTGATTGGTTAGAAAAAGGAAAAGAAGCGGATAAGCCATTCTTCCTCATGTATCATTTCAAAGCACCTCATGATGACTTTGAAAATGCCCCTAGGTATGAGGATTATTTGGAAGAGATTTTTATTCCTGAACCGGAAAGTTTATATGACCTGGCCAACCATGGTTCGGTAGCGACAAGGGGTGAAGGGGATAGTTTGACCAGATACATAGGCTCTTCGGTTTCACATAGGAATTTGATAAGAAATCAGGCCATGAATATTTGGCCGGGGCCCAATTATAAAAACTATAGAAATGCAGAGGATATTTTACCCAGTGAATTGGTGAAATGGGAAATGGATGAGGAAGAAAAGGATTATACTTCAAAGGTCTACCAGAGCTATTTGAAAAAATACCTTCGCTGTGTCAAGGGAATAGATGACAATATGAAACGCTTTATGGCTTATTTAAAAGAAAATGGCTTGTTAGAAAACACAATTATTGTTTATACCAGTGATCAAGGTTTTATGCTTGGGGAACACGATTATATAGACAAACGTTGGATGTATGAAGAATCCCTAAGGATGCCATTTTTTATTAGTTATCCTGAAAAAATTCGAGCAAATACCAGAACAAATGCGATAATAAATAATACAGATTTTGCTCCAACGCTAATAGAAATGGCAGGTGGTGAAAAGCCTGAATATATGCAAGGCAAAAGTTTCAAGGTAATACTAGAAACAAATGAAGAACCTGAAGATTGGCAAAAATCAACTTATTACCGGTATTGGATGCATTTGGCTCATCGGCACGGAAACCCGGCACATTTTGGTGTGAGGACTAAGCGTTATAAATTGATTTTTTATTATGGTAAATACTGGGTAGATACTGATGACCCGAAGGCGGAATGGAATAATGCCAGCTGGGGGAATGATTTTACCACCCATACCCCTGTAGCCTGGGAGTTTTATGATTTAGAAAAAGACCCTCGTGAAATGAATAATCTTTACGGCGATCCAGCATATTCCGATACCATTGCTGAATTGAAAAAAGAGTTGAAAAAATTGAGGGAGGATCTAAATGAAACTGATAAAGATTACCCTCATATCCAAAAGGTAATTGACGCGCATTGGAATGATTAGGCTTTTTTAATAGCTGATTCCATTATAAGTGAACTGTTAATAATATAAAGAGGAAAGAAGATGAAGGCCATAGGATTTAGAAGATCTCTCCCCATTACTGAAGAAGAAAGTTTTATTGCATTTGACGCTACCAAACCCAGCCCATCGGGTTTTGATATATTGGTAGAGCTTGCGGCAGTATCTGTGAATCCGGTTGATTTTAAGGTCAGACAGAATACCGCAAAAGACCGTATTCTAGACAGCCCAAAGATCATAGGTTATGATGGCGTAGGAACCGTGGTGGAGGTAGGGGAAAAGGTAAGTCATTTTGAGGTTGGAGATGAAGTGTTTTACGCAGGAGATATCAGTAGGAGTGGAAGCAATGCAATGTATCAGTTGATTGATGAGCGAATTGTAGGCACAAAGCCCAAAACCTTGTCAGCAGCTGAAGCAGTGGCACTACCATTGACCGGATTGACTGCCTGGGAGTCTATATTTGACAGAATGAAAGTGGACCCGAATACAGATAAAGGGAAGTCTATACTTATACTTGCAGGTGCCGGAGGTGTAGGCTCAATTGCCATTCAAATTGCAAAACAGGTTGCGGGGCTTACCGTCATTGCTACTGCTTCGCGTGAGGAGACTGGACGCTGGTGCAAATCTATGGGAGCTGACCATGTGGTAAATCACCATGACTTAAAAGCAAGTTTATTGCAGGCCGGTTACAAGGAAGTTGATTATGTACTCGATTGTGTGGACATCAACGGATATTGGGAAACGCTAGTAGATATCGTCAAGCCTCAAGGGCACATTGTTACCATTACAGGCAGTGATAAACCACTAAACCTGATGTTGCTTAAAAATAAAAGTGTAAGCTTCTCTTGGGAATATATGTTTACGCGTTCCCTATATACGACCTCAGATATTTTAAAACAACAGCAAATTCTTAATAAGTTGGCTGAGTTAATTGATCGGGGGATAATAAAAACTACATTGAATACTATTTTTAATGGGTTTACTGTAGATAATTTTAAAAAGGCACACCAGCTCCAAGAGTCAGGGAAATCTATAGGTAAGACAGTTGTGGTATTCAAATAAGGTTATTTTGTTGGATTCTTTACTATCTGTTTGTCATCAAGCTTTTCTATTTAATTTCTGAATTTAGAATTTATGGGGAAAACGCCAAGTAGGTAGGAGATGTGCTATTACTACTACTAAATTTTCTATTGTTTAATCCGGATTGGACAATAGGATTTCTCCGCCTTGACAATAGTCAAGGGTGAAGCCAATTCTGTACTTACAGGAAGTGTTGCAATTGCAAGAAAATCAGGTCTTTTGGAGATTTTAGAATAACACCGCTATGGAGAAATCGAAAGCAGTAACGAATTGTTTTATTTTGAAGCGATTCCAGTAAGTAATTGATTGTCTATTGGATGTTTCGGATTTAAGAAACAGTATAGGAATGGAATTTGATCTACAATTATCCTTACTAAATTTTTACTTTTGGAACAGGTACATTTAAACTTGGTACATTTTGCTTAATTTGCGGAGACTTAAATTTGCAATATTGTATAGGCATGACTTCATTTAAAACCCAGCTGGCTAAAGCCGGGATTAATAATTTTTTCTTTTTATTGCTAGGTACCATTTTATTGGCTTACCTGTTTCCTGACTGGGGAGAAGCTAGGGGTGCCTTAAGTATAGATAAGTTGACCTATTACGGGGTGTCTCTGATCTTTTTCTTTTATGGCGTGAAGATTAGTCCTGCCACTTTAAAGTTGGGTTTGTCCAATTGGCGGTTACATCTGCTTATTCAAGGCACAACTTTTATAATTTTTCCTTTGCTGATATTAATACTTTATGGGCTTTTCGGTATGGAGGACAATTTGTTTTGGCTAGGCACCTTTTATTTGGCTGCCTTACCTTCCACTGTCTCTTCATCCGTCGTAATGGTCTCGATTGCAGGAGGGAATCTTCCTGCAGCAATATTTAATGCCAGTATATCCAGTATTGTAGGTATATTGATTACTCCCTTATGGATGGGGTTTTTTCTCAGTGCCGAGAATGCCGATTTTGAAGTTATGAATACCATTTGGACATTGGTGCAACAAATTTTTATTCCTGTGGTATTGGGGTTTTTGTTTCACGGGTGGCTTTTTACTTTAGTGCAGAAGTACGGGAAACTACTTAAAAACTTTGATCAATTTGTGATCCTATTGATCGTATTCTCAGCATTTTCTCATTCATTTGGCAACAACATGTTTGAAGGCCAAAATATTTTAGGCTTAGGCCTATGGATGTTGCTCTTGTTTGTTTTTATGGCTCTAGGAATGTATCTATTGGGGAGGTTGCTTTCATTCAATAGGGCTGACAAGATTACTGTCTTATTTTGTGGATCTAAAAAATCATTGGTACAAGGAGCGGTCATGGGTAAGATTTTATTTCCTGACCCTACTATTTTTGGGGTAGTATTGTTGCCGTTGATGTTGTACCATACCCTACAACTTATTCTAGGCAGCGCTTTGGCAGAGAAGCTGGCGATTCTACCTCCTAAAGATCAGGATTAATCCAAAAGAGCTATCCGTTTGCTATTTATGCTGAGAATTGTTAAACCCATTTGCTAGTCTATTTATTGAATAATCATTCTCAAGGGTTCGATGAGGGTTAAGGACAAGCGAAATGAAATTTTTTTTCCCTTAAGTAAAAGATTGATCACCTGAAGCTTCAGCGGTTAATCTTTCAGCAATTTCTTTACCCAGGTATCGATCAATTAATCCATGTCCGGCATACAGCACAGGTGTTAACACCACGGCTACAGAAAATTTATAAACGTAATTGATTATTCCTACCGCTATTATTTGCTGTAAAGACCAATTCCCAAACACATAAAATGCGATACCAAGCACAACAAAAGAGTCGATAAATTGAGAAACTAAGGTAGAACCTGTAGCCCTTAGCCAAATCATTTTTGCACCTGTAATGCGTCTTAATTTCTGAAAAATATAGACATCAAGTAACTGGCCTATTAAAAAGGCTACAAGGGAACCAATAATAATCCCTAATCCTTGTCTGAAAATAGTGTTAAAGGCGTAATCAATATTAAAAGGATTTCCCTGATTGTCCACTTGATTTACCTCGAGCCAGAAATTAGCCGGTGGAAGTTTGGTGACAAGGGAAATGACTATAAAAACATAGGCAATAAGTCCTGCTGTAATAAAACTGATTTTCCGCACCCCTTTTTTACCGAAATATTCATTGATAATGTCAGTGGTAATAAAAACCACCGGCCAGATTACTGCCC of the Cyclobacterium marinum DSM 745 genome contains:
- a CDS encoding sulfatase family protein, producing MLLLLSCAKENKNNSLPQESAKPNIIYIMADDHTSQAFGVYGSRLASLNPTPTLDSLAKSGMIFDNCFVNNSICVPSRAAVLTGQRAQTNGVIDLEGSLAPEKQYLPLELKKLGYQTAIIGKWHLKEEPASFDYYKVLDQQGTYFDPTFRVQGEEPWPSNEVQYEGHSSDVITDQVIDWLEKGKEADKPFFLMYHFKAPHDDFENAPRYEDYLEEIFIPEPESLYDLANHGSVATRGEGDSLTRYIGSSVSHRNLIRNQAMNIWPGPNYKNYRNAEDILPSELVKWEMDEEEKDYTSKVYQSYLKKYLRCVKGIDDNMKRFMAYLKENGLLENTIIVYTSDQGFMLGEHDYIDKRWMYEESLRMPFFISYPEKIRANTRTNAIINNTDFAPTLIEMAGGEKPEYMQGKSFKVILETNEEPEDWQKSTYYRYWMHLAHRHGNPAHFGVRTKRYKLIFYYGKYWVDTDDPKAEWNNASWGNDFTTHTPVAWEFYDLEKDPREMNNLYGDPAYSDTIAELKKELKKLREDLNETDKDYPHIQKVIDAHWND
- a CDS encoding YciI-like protein, translated to MKYYMLTYFLAEDYMQKRGGFRKDHLSLADKFYRKGVLLMGGALSRPADKAVLIFHSEGENDAKDFVNADPYVTNGLVESWELREWNVVVGVV
- a CDS encoding ThuA domain-containing protein; the encoded protein is MQLKSIFLIVLTLLVQFSFANPEEDKIKVLIIDGQNNHSAWPKTSLMMKGQLEETGLFEVTIERTKFTWKGAENSSYLVKAGAGRTEDLKEPKSDPEFNPDFAAYDVVVSNFGWNAAPWPVETMKKFEHFVHSGGGFVSVHAADNSFPEWEAYNEMIGLGGWGDRNEKDGPYVYYDSEGKLVRDNSPGPAGTHGAKNNFTINLTEESHPITAGMPKSWISAKDECYARLRGPAKNMTILATGEDLTNKNREGRHEPVFMVIDYGKGKVFHTTLGHDQGSLEGVGFITSFTRGVEWAATGEVTIPIPNDFPTKEASKSRPFTF
- a CDS encoding sulfatase-like hydrolase/transferase, which gives rise to MKIIKPCLLLLSLFVLSCGTNEVQHESLEKKPNILLVFADDMTFEVLDQLEQNKIYTPNLDKLMSEGTSFRKAYNMGSWSGAVCTASRSMMISGRSVWNAFKIKEEWKKGDKKDLTLPKLLETSGYETYMTGKWHVDVPASEIFNHAVNIRPGMPKDGWSGNNMGAKFDSISKIGAEPHTIMPIGYNRPLSENEDNWSPSDPAFGGFWEGGTHWSEVLRNDAHAFLDSASKSNNPFFMYLAFNAVHDPRQSPGSFLDLYAVEDIKIPKNFLPVYPYKDEIGNGPALRDEALAPYPRTPYSIKKHLQEYYAIISHMDHQIGEIFNELERKGLRENTYIIFTADHGLAMGRHGLMGKQTMFDHSMAAPFIISGPNIPKGQRLDQDIYIQDAMATILDIAGVEKPDYVEFNSLLNLIQGTEEQIYQDVYGAYLNNQRMIKKDGFKLTVYPKAKKILLFDMESDPLEMNDLADQPEHQDLIKTLFAKLQQKQAQLNDALVLKAEDYDM
- a CDS encoding zinc-binding alcohol dehydrogenase family protein, which encodes MKAIGFRRSLPITEEESFIAFDATKPSPSGFDILVELAAVSVNPVDFKVRQNTAKDRILDSPKIIGYDGVGTVVEVGEKVSHFEVGDEVFYAGDISRSGSNAMYQLIDERIVGTKPKTLSAAEAVALPLTGLTAWESIFDRMKVDPNTDKGKSILILAGAGGVGSIAIQIAKQVAGLTVIATASREETGRWCKSMGADHVVNHHDLKASLLQAGYKEVDYVLDCVDINGYWETLVDIVKPQGHIVTITGSDKPLNLMLLKNKSVSFSWEYMFTRSLYTTSDILKQQQILNKLAELIDRGIIKTTLNTIFNGFTVDNFKKAHQLQESGKSIGKTVVVFK
- a CDS encoding queuosine precursor transporter; this encodes MNINEKVYQSKKTNLFIILGGVFLTNAILAEIIGVKIFSGEQTIGLTPANWTFFNEYILDFNLTAGAVIWPVVFITTDIINEYFGKKGVRKISFITAGLIAYVFIVISLVTKLPPANFWLEVNQVDNQGNPFNIDYAFNTIFRQGLGIIIGSLVAFLIGQLLDVYIFQKLRRITGAKMIWLRATGSTLVSQFIDSFVVLGIAFYVFGNWSLQQIIAVGIINYVYKFSVAVVLTPVLYAGHGLIDRYLGKEIAERLTAEASGDQSFT
- a CDS encoding bile acid:sodium symporter family protein — encoded protein: MTSFKTQLAKAGINNFFFLLLGTILLAYLFPDWGEARGALSIDKLTYYGVSLIFFFYGVKISPATLKLGLSNWRLHLLIQGTTFIIFPLLILILYGLFGMEDNLFWLGTFYLAALPSTVSSSVVMVSIAGGNLPAAIFNASISSIVGILITPLWMGFFLSAENADFEVMNTIWTLVQQIFIPVVLGFLFHGWLFTLVQKYGKLLKNFDQFVILLIVFSAFSHSFGNNMFEGQNILGLGLWMLLLFVFMALGMYLLGRLLSFNRADKITVLFCGSKKSLVQGAVMGKILFPDPTIFGVVLLPLMLYHTLQLILGSALAEKLAILPPKDQD